Part of the Siniperca chuatsi isolate FFG_IHB_CAS linkage group LG6, ASM2008510v1, whole genome shotgun sequence genome, tcttcttccttttctgtaCGACGTGAGATCTATACACGACTTAATCACAAACTCTATTTATGACACTTCAAAATCCCGAGTTACAAACAAATCTTGGTATTTATTCGGAAATATATACTTTctaacatttttgattttgaatttAACCATCCGATTTATATTTTGATCTCAAGAGGATCTTCTCTCAATTACGATCCGTCACTCAGCACTTGAAGGCAACGGTTGCACACGTCATGTCTAACCTTCCAGACCTGCTCAATCAAACGTAAATAAAACGATGCAAGAGAGGGCagaattcaatttatttaaaaagttcatTAGTTTACATCAAAATAACTTTACATataattcattttacatttcaagcAGCTTCTGTCCCATTTGACCAGCAATTTGTTTCCATACAAAATTTCATCAGTGTtgctctgtcagtgttttctacTGATTCTTTCATGCAAATCAGATATTTCTGCAACTAATTTCACCAGTTAGCACAACTTCAACGCCTGAGGAACTTACTAGTTAAACCAGTTGCTTTAGTGTAGCTTGAGgacattacattatttaaacAAACACTAAGTCTTTCAACGTTATGTGACAGAAATCAAATTTTTACTTGAGTGATCCCAGTAGCCCACTCATAACAATCACAAAAGGTGTAATAATTAATTCACTGTATATGATAAAATGCAAGATTGAAAATCAGGTGTatggagtgtgtgtatataaggcACCAATTTACCAGCCTTTTCACAGTGCCATAGTATTTCTCTTAATATCACCACACAGCTTTAATTTCTAAACACAACCATTATCATCCCTGTTTTAGCTACTCACCTTCTCAGGGTGATTGACTGAACAGGTAGCGGTCTAGTGTCCCTTTGCGTCTCCTCTGCACTTACACCTACTGTTAAACATAGTGGTTGTTGCAAGAATCAACCTGTGACCTGCCAGGTATAGGATGAAGTCTCGGACCACTGCATGCTGACAAACAAGGAAGCATACTGTAAACCGTCTTGTACTCCTCGGGCAAAAGAGTTGTCGTCCCAGCCAAAGTTGTTTTTGGAAACTTGGCTGCATTAAAGCAGTCTCAGAGAACAAAAAGTAGGAGGTATTATGTGCTAAATACAAAGACGATTTACCCCAGGAGCTGCCTCCAGTTAACCACATCATTAGGACTTTATTGTCATGCTGGATCTGAATCCTCCACGTAAATACATTTATCTGCATGTAACGACACATAAATCCTAAATAaatttcatttgtgtgattgtgATGCTGCAGCAGTTAGCTGAGAAATAAGAGCCAAGTCAAAGAagaattgattgattaatctcATCATCAAATCTTGCCTCCCATTGTCTGATGACCgactaaaatgtcaaaatatcttttaaaaaaacccatcttTTTTGCCAAAAAGTCACATCTGATTAAGCACTTGGATGATTGGCTAGAAGTCTGCTACATTTTACTTGctaaaatactgaaatgaatCTCCACAGACAGTCTGATCACATTAAAGATCTGGTCACATCCTCTCACTCAGCATTTTCCACCAATACGCATCATCCGTTCAGTCATCAAAGCACCTGATCTATTCCTCACTGTGAGGTGAAGACTATGAACTGTCTGTCTGGTCACTGTCGCCGGCATTCATCTGAGTCAAACCAATCAGAGACGAGACGGTGCCCATCAGCCCCACCAGCCAGTTGGGGAATCGTCCTGCCCACAGGAAGCCGGGCGGCATCCAGTGAATGGCGTTACTGAGGTCAGCCATGCTGCTGAGGACAGAGAGCACCTCCGCTCGCATCTGTCTGCGGAGCTGAGAGCGACTGCAGGAGGAAAATACACTGGTTTAACAGGACATGTGGTTTGAACCTGTGACTTTTCTATTACAGAACAATGTTTCACAGTGTGAGAATCCCTCTCTGCATTAACTGCAAAGAGAGTGAAAACTGTAGATATAGCACCTGTTGCCACCTCCTCCGTCCCTCTCATATCTCTTCAGCTTCTTCTTCAGTAGCAGCAGAACTCGGAGTGATCTAACGAACAAACGATTCACATGACACTTCAACTCAGACTAGCGGTGTTTCGTGGCCATTTGCTTCATATTATCCATATTTGCAAATAAAGCAAGTGACTAAGTTAGTGCTCAGTCTTACAAAGTAATTCACAAGTTATTCTTAAGTTAACTTTTTAACATGATTAGCATTTAATttacaaatcccatgaaaagaccaaaaccaacaatgagttAGTCCGTCTTTAAATACTCCCAATTTACTAATCCTCACGGCGGCACTCAAGACCAAGCTCACTGATTCCTGctaaagatgtaaatctttaaaaacaggtcacaaatatatcgtttcatttaaaaaaaaggctcagtaatttcctaaaacagctgtgcactgtagtttttaaacaAACGTTACTCCAACAGGTGTAATTAGTGTATTTCTTGGGGACTATTCAGCCACGGAttgatacacatttggtgctctagtgagtatttacagcagcaggacggtgtatgtgggactgactgAAAATCAACTTCAGTGCAACAGTTTGTCTCCTcgttgtgttttttaaaaatagtttttggacaacaataaagctctatggcacagaggaataagatatatcaggctttgtcTACACAGGAAATACCTGTTAgaaggatcaattcattgtggattttagaaaaatgttgaatttttccAGCCTTATCATTATATTCAGATCAAATAAGTGACAATTGTCATTTTGGCACTCCATTAATCAGCGTATCCAGTCAGTTGGTGTGATTTGATTTGACGTTTGTGGACAGACGATCTCAGACCTGAGAATTCCCAGAAGCAAAGAGGTTCCCCACAGCACTGTGCTGAACAGCCACCACTTATCAGACTTCACTTTGATGAGCTCAGCATCAGCCGCCCACGCGATGTGTTCACACGGGTAGTACAGCTGGTCGGCCACGTTGGTCAGCACCGATATCCAGCGCACGCCTGCATCCTCCTCCTTTGAAAGACATGCGACATGCACTAAAGTggcaatccttaagatttcagtcctggttgatttggcgacacctagTTACTGGAGGTAGCagcaaatgcagtttaatactacaaGCCACAGAATTCTGGTCGTGTCTAGATGGTGACCCTGGATTTGAGAAACTCTCGCAAGATTTGTACGcattgtttcttcattgtgcgcgttcctaaacttaaccaagtagttttgttgcctaaacctaaatctcgcgagagtttccgcaaatccagggttaccatctagacaggacccagaattctgggggcagcaaaagAAACTATTGTCGTTTTAATAGCAAGCACAGCCCATAGTGAAACTGTATTTATGTATCACATCACCCCATCGTTTTTCACAGAGAACATAACTAATGAGgtgtttaaaaacattatatttacattttttgtctatATTGTACTACACCTCATAACTAAATTTACTGCAGTACTGGCGGGCAAAATTTGAGCACCTTGCTATTTTAAAGTATGTAGTAGTAAAGTAAACTATTATTTTGAATTGGTCAACAATGTATCCTGTGAGTCTTAGCAAACAGAACCACTGTCAAAGCTTCATGGGAACTGTAGCTGTTGAATGTGAACAAAATAATCAGTCTTTTATCTCAAAAGGAAGAGGTGTTCAAATTCTACAATAGCTGATGCCCATTTTGTTTAGAAGATGGACAGAGAAGCCTTGTATCATGTTTCAAGCTAATCCATCCCTCCCCGACTGAATTATGAAGAATGAAAAGActtgagaggaggaagaggatggagGAGAGCGTTGTTGTGTGACTCACCCCGGCTCCCATCCCATAGCTGCGGGAGTAGGCCAGCATGGATAGATCGTCAAACAGCCTCAGCACCGTCCGGCAGTGGCTGAGCTgagcagaaaacagcagcagacttTTCCCGAATCGGTGGGATGAAACGTCTGTTTCTGCCTTCCGGGAAAGAAGTCCTCCTGCCAGCTGGGAGCCGTAACAGACGGTCCGGATCTGAAAAGACAAACGGACGAGGAAAACACTCACAGTACTTTTAGGAGACCGGAGTGTTTATCAAAGAGGAGACTTTACTTTCAGGGATGTAGTGAAagctgatgtttaaaaaaaaatgttattccCTGTAATTATCTTTTGATTAAAGCACAGCATGTTATTATACACAGCATTATTCTTGCTGTTTGTATgttaagaataataataataatgacagtatttaTGCAAAAATTGCAATAATATAcagcaaaaagtaaaaaaaacacacataatttTACTATATTGTTATCTagcatttgaaatatttgaaaaataccACTATCTAATAAGCCACACTTTATGAATGGTTTATATATTCTGACTAATGGCTTCATTAAAGTTAAAAGataatttactaatgctttatagatcagttataagccattaaaaAGGACAGTTTGAGTTGCCAGGTTTTAAAAACGCTCTTTGAAAATTTGACTAAAGAGCTGTAAagcatctggaccaaaatgcatttattaacaACTAAGTAACATCTACAACTGCACAATTGATGGATTGTGATGTGagaatttttcatttttttcacagGTCAGCAACTAGAGATGcgactttattttattttaattattgattaatctatcattttctcagttaattgtttggccaataaaacatcagaaaatattgaaaaatggcCACTGTTTCCCCTCACAATTTCCCTTTGCCTAAGGTGGCAGcttcaaatagcttttttttggGTCTGACTAAGACTCCAAAACTCAAATATATTCAGATTACTAGGAtgtaagacaagaaaaaaatgatgaATTGATAATCAAAGTATCAGTATTAATataacagtaacagtattaATGCAGTATTTCAACATTTCTTAAGTAATATCACACAGCAAAATGATACATATACTGCACAAGTATCTAGTATTTACATTTCAGCACAACTCTCTAATAAACCACCATGTCTTAATGGTTTGTAAGgagtaactaatggctttattaatggttaacaACACTGGAGTAGATGTGTTCACAGAACTTTGGCCAATATTTCTGTTTTCGTGTCTAACAGGGGTAAACTCTCAATGCAGCTGGCAGTAAACACTGAACTAAACCCATGTTGAAACTACACTTACACCTAAAGTGGAATACAAAGCCACAGTTACATAAAACTAATGAACTATCCCATATTAGAGCGTGTTTATTTGCACCCCTGATCATTTAAATACGACTACATGAGTACTTACAACTTTATCTCTCCCCCTGTATGACTCCAGCAGTCGCACCAGAGACTCCACAGACTgctgcatgtctgtctgctgctcaaACACTCTCACAACGCTGCACGACAAATAAACATTGACATACGAAGCTCCTGCAAAAGCATCTCCACTTCGTCAACACAAACTGTTGTAACTGGACCAGTTCTCAGCTGGACTTTAAAACCGGAAGTATCCCAAATAGACGATCACCGATTCAATCGACGCAGCGATGGCGTACTGCTGCCCTCCTCAGGTCGGGCAACATCATCTTTGCTTCAGCAATACTGGCTGATATATGTATTTCAGTAAgagcattttagaaaataatgcTCGCTGATAATATAAACCATTCAGATGAAGTTCTTTACGAATCAGTATTTTGTAGGTTGTGAAAGAGCTTTATACTCTTATTTGCTCCAGTGTTTTCCTACCAAAGCAGCCATTGTGGTTATGTGAAACTGCCCTACTACGCATAAAAAAATACTAcacatgttcatttatttacatgCGTTTCTCAGTTAATCCTAAAAATGTTTCGACTCTATCAATCAACATGACAAAACCTAATTTgaagttttcttttctgtaaCCATACTGCATTGCATACTAGtctattatatattaatatacatatttatttttaaccctGACTGTTGTGGCCTGACCCACCAGACTCTGACCTTGACACCTCCGATCTGATCTCCTCCTTATCTGACCCACCAGCACTAGGGGAAAGCCTGGGTGCATGGATGGGGAAGAGGAGGCACTTCTGTCTCCAAAACCCAGAAAAAGGAACAGATAACCTGCTGCATTTGAGGGTCACACTGGAGATGATAAGTCTGATCCAACAGGTGTAAACCACAACCACTTGGAGCTCTGATATGGATCGGAAAAGTCTAAAGATGTCTGAAGTCTGTATGAACTTAAAGAGGATGTATGCTTCTGATATAACATTTGAAGTAACTGTACATATTGTGTAATATGGAGAAACATATTTATGTAATCATGTGTGAGTCCAGACAGAAGAAAACTGGCTTCTTGCTATGCTAATTATGCTTCAAAACAATTAATGTTTTTAGTTACGTATCTTTATTAAATAGGATGGATTGAAGTGGTTTTCttttcctgctgtttgtttatattttactttttgaatatttagtgtttcattttcatataataaaacacaccttatagtatatactgtatatatatatatgtgtgtatatatatatatatatatgtatatgtttctgttactatacacatacagtagccCACCAGCTGTtggtttcagttgaacattctgttgctataGCAACCACCGCTGGTAGAATTCTATAACAGTTGCTGCTCaactgacattgttacatccaccattttgtcatTTGAGCATTATCTGTATGTACTGTTTTTATTAAAGCTGTTTTGTGATTGTAGATTTAGTAGAATTTCGTTTTTCAGTGATCAACttactgctaaccaagctagccacTAGCTGTCTGAgactaatgtgttgctaatacaaTGTTCTAAATAACTGTTAACACACTGTTAAGCTAACTGTTGTGTGGACTCTGAGTGagtttacatgcacattagtATCCCGGTTTTGGGTCTTATCCTTGTTTTGATCTTATTCGGGATATGATGTTTAGCCAAcattgaatcagaatcagaatcagaaatactttattgatccccgtagggaaactctttgttacagtagcttgcctttacatcagtgcacacaggagaagtactagaaaacgatatgatacactataaacactataaaacaggtcagaaaataaattaagtatcaggtcggtataagtataagataaactaagtgtcgagcaccaagtgggtttactggttgatgatgaaagtacagtataaaatacagtgtcaccaaatacgtaataagtaatagtaataagcgcatgtactgtcaagagtaatagaggtaaCCTGCATGAGAACATGAGAAACCCGCTTATTCATATCCAATGATTCTAAcagtatccaggtttctgatcacCTGTGTGCAGTTGTATCTTGACTTCTCACCATGTCAGTCATTATGTTCTGTACCAACAATAAATGTTCAGAAATCTGGACAAAgtgtttacatgccacagtatcCTGGTTTCCAGAGTACTCCAGACATGTCCAGGTTTCCCGAACCgggatatgatgtttacatggcAACACATAACCTGTGTCCTGTTGCACAAAAGTAGAATTAAGACATCCGGGATAAATGACTCAGCTGAGCTCAATAAAGCCAAAACATGTGCGTCCAGGCTTAATTGGTTGCACAAAGACCAAGCCAGGATGAGCAGACACGGATTCATTAAGCCAGGTGAAACCAATCCTGGATAGGTGCGCGCTCACGGCTCACTCAAATAGACCCCGCCACAGATCACAGATTAACTGATTTACCATGGCAACTAGAGCCGCGTACTTTTCCCCGTCGGAAGCACAAATCCTCATGGAGGCATACGAGGAGGTAAAAGATATAATTAAGAAGAAAGGCAACACCGCCACAGTgataaagcaaagagaaaaagcgTGGCAAAGTATTGCAGACCGCCTGAATGCGTAAGTAGTGCACAATTACACACTCACCGCTCCGCTGAAACATCACAattacaaatcaaatatttaattcacatCTCCAAAAACGCAGTTGTACTGTAATTATGAAACGGTTaaattttttattgaaatgcacTGCATATATGAGTGAAATTGTGTAACGTAACTCCATCACACTGTATAAAgctatgatatattattattaaagccttacattattattttacgtTACTACGCTCAGTACGGTTTAATCTTAGCCGTTGTACTCTGCTTATTATGTTGTCCACcggtttttttgtgtttcccctgcttttattaatgtaaagcagctttgacagaatgaaacaattgtgaaaagtgctatataaataaaatt contains:
- the pex11g gene encoding peroxisomal membrane protein 11C: MQQSVESLVRLLESYRGRDKVIRTVCYGSQLAGGLLSRKAETDVSSHRFGKSLLLFSAQLSHCRTVLRLFDDLSMLAYSRSYGMGAGEEDAGVRWISVLTNVADQLYYPCEHIAWAADAELIKVKSDKWWLFSTVLWGTSLLLGILRSLRVLLLLKKKLKRYERDGGGGNSRSQLRRQMRAEVLSVLSSMADLSNAIHWMPPGFLWAGRFPNWLVGLMGTVSSLIGLTQMNAGDSDQTDSS